Genomic DNA from Spirochaetota bacterium:
GAATATACTGAAAAACAACGATTATTATTTTTTGAAGAGATAGTTAATAATCAATAAGACATTCATAGATGCTCTAATATATGTCTTTTGATTGTTTCTAAAATAAAAGGAATAAATGCAAATGAAAATATTTATTATGTTTCCCAAAGATTCAGAAGCATTATTTACTAAAGATAGTAGCAGAACATTTGGTGGTGCATCAGTTCAGATGTATAATATTGCAAAGGAATTAAATAAATATAAAGATATACAAACGTTTTCAATTATACCTGCTTATGATAAAATGGATTTTGATGATTATGATAAATTTAATCTGGTTAAGTTATATAATGAGAAAGATTGTGGCATAGTTAAATTTTATAAGTTTATCAAATATACTATTATTAGCAAACCTGAAGTTATAATTCAACATGGTTTAATGACTGAATCGTGTATCCTTGCATTTATTTGTTGGATTTTGAAAATAAAATTTATTTTTATGTTTGCACATGATGTTGAAGTTAAGGGTTTACGACAAGCAGACCAGTCAAGAGTACTACTATTTTTTTTACTCAGGAAGTTTGCATATACTATAATAACACAGAATAAATATCAGCAAGATACTCTTTTACATGATTATAAATGCAAAAGTATAATTATTTATAATGGTTTTGAAATAAAAAAACGAAATAAAGTACAAAACAAAAAATATATTTTATGGGTTGCCCGTTGTGATTCATGGAAACAACCTGAGGTGTTCTTACAACTGGCAAGGAATAATCCAGACCTGCAATTTTGCATGGTATGTCCCAAAAGTCAGGATGAAAGTTTGTTTAACAATATTAAGAAACAGGCTTTAATTATAAAGAATGTTACATTTATAGATTTTGTTCCATATAGTAAGATTGATGAATTATTTATACATGCTTTATTGTTTGTGAATACGTCATTATATGAAGGATTTCCGCAGACTTTTATACAGGCAACTATGAATGGAGTGCCAATAGTGACATTGTATGCAAATCCTGAGGATTTTTTAGATAAATTCCATTGTGGGTATTATTGCAATGGCGATGTAGAGTTATTAAATAAAAAAATAAGAGAATTAACCGGTGATAAAAAAAAATATAAAATATTATCTGATAATGCTTATAAATATGCTATTGAAAATCATAATATTGAGTTAAATGTTAAGAAAATTATTAGTATACTAAAATAGTCATGCCATGTATGAATAAGTACAATCCTTTAAAATTATTTTTTCATACTTATTCATTCAAAGAGTAGGAAGGTGCTAACCAAAAAAAACAAAATTTTTAAAGAAAAATCCAATTATTTGAATTCTGATTATTTGGCAATAAGTGTACTGTATAAAAACAAAATAAAACAGCTTTTAGAAAAATAAATATAAATTGTAATTTTAATAGGGATATAATAAAAGGACGTATACTTTTAATCAAACCAAAATCAATGACAACAAAATCAAAAATATTTAAAGATACAGTAATAGTAAATACAGCTTCATTTATTGAAAAAGCACTATTTTTTGTATTAAATATACTGATAGCCCGCTATCTTTCGGTTGAACATTTTGGTGAATATTCAACAGCTCTAAGCTATGCAACCTTTTTTTCCCTCATGACAGACATCGGAATAAATGTAGCTTTAATAAGGGCACTGAACCTGGAAAGAGAATACGAAAATGAACATTTTGCCAACGCCTTTTATTTAAAATTGAGTTTGTCTGTAACCATGTATATAGTTATGGCAATCTCTTTGCTGGTTACAGGGTATAACAGGGATGTTGCAAATCTAACCCTAATACTGGGACTGGTGCGCATTGGCAATGAATTTATGAAGACATACTATGCAGTTGATGAAGCAAAGCAAAAATTTGT
This window encodes:
- a CDS encoding glycosyltransferase family 4 protein, yielding MKIFIMFPKDSEALFTKDSSRTFGGASVQMYNIAKELNKYKDIQTFSIIPAYDKMDFDDYDKFNLVKLYNEKDCGIVKFYKFIKYTIISKPEVIIQHGLMTESCILAFICWILKIKFIFMFAHDVEVKGLRQADQSRVLLFFLLRKFAYTIITQNKYQQDTLLHDYKCKSIIIYNGFEIKKRNKVQNKKYILWVARCDSWKQPEVFLQLARNNPDLQFCMVCPKSQDESLFNNIKKQALIIKNVTFIDFVPYSKIDELFIHALLFVNTSLYEGFPQTFIQATMNGVPIVTLYANPEDFLDKFHCGYYCNGDVELLNKKIRELTGDKKKYKILSDNAYKYAIENHNIELNVKKIISILK